The genomic DNA GATGAATTTTTGAATAATTTTGATTTTGTGGTTGCTTCAATTCATTCCCGTTTTTCTCTGAACAGGGAGGAGATGACCGCAAGAATTATCAGGGCAATAGAGAATCCTCACACTGATGTTCTTGGGCATCCAAGCGGCAGGATTTTGCTGGAACGACCCGAGTATGAAGCAGACTATGAAAAAATTATCGATGCATGTCTTGCCAACGGGGTGGCGATAGAAATAAATGCTTCAGCCTATCGTCTCGATATGGATTGGAGAAGGCTGTTCATCGCGAGAGACAAAGGATGCAATTTTAGTATTAATCCTGATGCCCATTCCACTTCACAATTGTCAAGCGTGATGTACGGAATTAAAATTGCAAAGAAAGCCGGAATGCAAAAGGATGAAATCATAAATTGCTACTCACTGGAAAAATTTAAAGAGTTCATCGGGAGAAAATGATGGTTGATTTGAGGATCGAGAACGAGACTGCAATTGTTTCATTAAACAGACCCGAAAAAAGAAATGCCCTTTCACCCGGACTTATTAGAGAATTTATTGACATTTTCCGTAGTTGTGAAACTGACAGTTCCGTTAAGTCAATTATTGTTACGGGTTCCGGAAAGGCATTTTCTGCCGGGGCAGATTTGGCATATCTCCAGCAATTGCAAAACAATTCAATACTGGAAAACGATAAAGATTCTGAACTGATTTCCGGGATGATCCTTGCTGTTTACGAATGTGACAAGCCCGTTGTTGGCGCAGTCAACGGTCCTGCCATTGCAGGAGGGTGCGGACTTGCAACTGCATGCGATTTTATTATCGCAGACAGAACAAACTGCATGATGGGATACAGTGAGGTAAAGATTGGATTCCTCCCTGCAATTGTATCTTTTCTCCTTCTGAGAAGACTTCCGGAGTTCAAGGCAAGACAGCTTCTGATCTCGGCTGAAATCCTGAATGCAGACAGAGCTCTGGAAACCGGCTTAATAGATCAGATTTCGGATGATGTGATGAAAGAT from Bacteroidota bacterium includes the following:
- a CDS encoding enoyl-CoA hydratase/isomerase family protein, whose protein sequence is MMVDLRIENETAIVSLNRPEKRNALSPGLIREFIDIFRSCETDSSVKSIIVTGSGKAFSAGADLAYLQQLQNNSILENDKDSELISGMILAVYECDKPVVGAVNGPAIAGGCGLATACDFIIADRTNCMMGYSEVKIGFLPAIVSFLLLRRLPEFKARQLLISAEILNADRALETGLIDQISDDVMKDAIELCSKLNKNSTDSIALTKRLIRETSSLNYKNSVKLSQKYNVISRSTEEFKSGIDKFLNK